The DNA segment CTGACACCGTGACCGAACAGACTTCCTGGCCGCCGGCCGGCTCCGAGCCGACGGCGACCCCCTCCGCAGAGGAGTGGTTCCGCGACCTCGCGAACCGTGCCTCCGGAGCCGAGGCCGAGGCGGCTCCCACGGCCGGAGCAGTGGTCGTGGCCCAGCCCGCCGGGCCAGTCCTTCCCGCTGCGGCCGCCGCTCCGTCCGGCACTCGTCGTGCTCACCGCGAGGCTGAGCGCGCCGACGCTGCCCGCAGCCGCCGCGCCCCTCGTCTCTCCGCCCGCCCCGAGGCGGATGCCCGCACCGCGCCGTCCGCCGCTCCGCACGGTCGCCGCCAGGCCGCGGGCCCTCGTTCCGCGGCGCCCCGCACGTCGGCGGCCTCCGCCGCCGCAGCCGCGCCCCGCGTCTCCGGAGCCTCCATGGGTCGCGCGATCGCGAGCAAGGGATTCCCGGCCCTGGTCATGGCCAGCGTCGCGATGCTCCTCGTCGGGACGACGGTTCCCGCCAACGCCCTGTTCGACCCGGAGTCGACCCCCGCCTCCCTCGCCTTCTCCTCGCTGCCGTCGACCGAGGCTGCGACGACCGCTGAGCAGCTCGACGTCGAGGCGCAGGCCATCGAGGGCGAGATGTCCGAGGATCTCGCCACCGCGGCCGCCTCACGCGACGAGTGGGGCGTCACCACCTACGCCGAGATGCTCCGACTCCGCTACGGCAGCACCAACTACGCGTACACGGCGTCCGGCAGCGGCGCCATCCGCTGGCCCTTCCCCTTCGCGGCGCCGATCACCTCCGCGTTCGGCGAGCGTGCAGCCCCCTGCTACGGGTGCTCCACCTATCACCGCGGCCTCGACATCGATGCCGGATACGGCGCCCCCGTCGGCGCGATCGCCGACGGCATCGTCATCGCCGTGGGCCGCAGCGTGGGCTACGGCTACCGCGTCGAGATCGAGCACGTCATCAACGGCCAGAAGGTCATGTCGAGGTACGCGCACATGATCGACAACAGCTCGGTTCTCGCCGTGGGCGACACGGTGGTCGCGGGCGAGATCGTCGGCGCCGTCGGCAACACGGGTCTGTCGACCGGCGCGCACCTTCACCTCGAGATCCACGTCGACGATGTGGCGATCGACCCCTTCGCCTGGCTGAAGGCCAACGCCGGCTGACCCTCCCGCACGCGGAAGCGCGGGCCGAGGTGAACCCCGACCCGCGCTGCGCATCCCCGACCATTCGGTCGAAGCGGTGATCAGTCGGCGGCGATCCAGACCGTGGTGTCGGTCGGCACCATGCCGCCCTCGAGCGGGTTGCTGGCCAGCAGCAGCGCGCCCTCCGGCAGCGCGACCGGCTCCGCGCCCAGGTTGGCGATGACGATGACCGAGCGGTTGCGCAGAGCCACGACGTCGTCGCCGTAGCCCGGCAGCCACTCGACCGCGCCGCTTCCCAGTTCGTGCTGAGCCCGCAGCGAC comes from the Microcella frigidaquae genome and includes:
- a CDS encoding peptidoglycan DD-metalloendopeptidase family protein, coding for MTEQTSWPPAGSEPTATPSAEEWFRDLANRASGAEAEAAPTAGAVVVAQPAGPVLPAAAAAPSGTRRAHREAERADAARSRRAPRLSARPEADARTAPSAAPHGRRQAAGPRSAAPRTSAASAAAAAPRVSGASMGRAIASKGFPALVMASVAMLLVGTTVPANALFDPESTPASLAFSSLPSTEAATTAEQLDVEAQAIEGEMSEDLATAAASRDEWGVTTYAEMLRLRYGSTNYAYTASGSGAIRWPFPFAAPITSAFGERAAPCYGCSTYHRGLDIDAGYGAPVGAIADGIVIAVGRSVGYGYRVEIEHVINGQKVMSRYAHMIDNSSVLAVGDTVVAGEIVGAVGNTGLSTGAHLHLEIHVDDVAIDPFAWLKANAG